A segment of the Knoellia sp. p5-6-4 genome:
ACTGGCCGAAGGTGCCTGGGCGCATGCCGAGATCGACGTCCCGCTGAACGACTGGCCCTACGGTCTGCTGCGGAAGTGGGCCCCCTCGCTGGGCTTCCGGGGGCACTTCGCGACCAAGTCGCGCCGCTACTCGCTCACCCTCGGTGTCCTCCGCCGTGCCCGCCGTCGCGCCCAGGCACTCATCGCCGACGCTCAGCGAGACGGCCGCTCCATCGACCTGGCTGCGATCGAGGCCGACCTCCTCGCGGACGACGAGGACGAGACGACGCTCATCGTGGGTCAGTGGCGCTTCGTCGGCGTCGGCTGGGACAACGAGGGGGAGGTCGAGCTGGCCCGCGCAGCTGCCGCCCGAGCGAGGGAGTACGCCCAGCACCGTGCGGAGCAGAAGCGCATGAGGAAGCAGTAAGCACAAGAAGAATCGAGTGAGAGGGGAGTGTCATGGATGGGCAGACGAACGAGGTGCAGGCTCCGGTCCTGCTGACGGTGGACGAGGCGGCTGCGTGGTGCCACGTCACGAGGAACACGCTGAACCACTTGCGGTTCCACGGCCGGTTCGCTCCGGCGATCAAGATCGGGAAGCGTTGCTTCTGGCGTCCGGAGGACCTGCTGGAGTGGCTGGAGCAGCAGAAGGAATCGGCGTGATCGTCAAGACTCCCTACGGCACATGGCGAGTCCAGGTGAAGTACCGGAGCGTCGTGGTTGCCGACCGGACGTTCCAACGCAAAGGCGACGCCGTCCGTTGGGAGATGGAGCAGAAGCGGCTCCTGCTCTCTGGGGAGTTCGTCTCGCCATCGGCCGGGAAGATCACGGTGCGCGAGCTGGCGGAGGAGTACCGCGACTCTCGGCAGGGCCAGGTGTCGGTGCGGGCGTGGGAGTCGGACGAGAGTGCGCTGCGCGTCCACATCGTGCCGGCCTTCGGGAGGCTCCCCATCTCGTCGGTCGCATCGGTGCAGATCGAGCGATTCCTGACCGACCTCGCGGTGTGCCGGTCGGTCAGAACGGCGGCCCGGGTGCGCACCACCCTGCGGGGGCTGTTCCGGTATGCGGTGCGGACGCGGCGGCTCCAGGTGTCTCCGGCCGAGTCCGTCCCGCTGCCTCACCCCGACTCGAGGACGGGCAAGATCGTGGAGGTCGATCCCTTCGCGCTGGACGTGCTGCTCGACGTCGTCAGCACCCAGCGGGAGTTCGCGGGGCGGTATGTCGAAATCACGCTTGTGCTCGGCCTCACCGGCCTCCGCTTCGGCGAGCTGCGAGGTCTGCGGGTGAGGGATCTTGTCAACGTGCCCTATCCGGGGCTTGTGGTGAAGCGGTCCGTTCCGCAGTCGGGGCGCACGGGTGCCGTCATCGAACGAGCCACCACCAAGAGCGGCCGGTCCCGTCTCGTGCCGCTCACTGATCGGGTCCGCCCGGTGGTGGAGTCCTGGGCCGAGGGGCGGGAACCGGACGACCTGCTGTTCCCCGCGCCGGAGGGCGGCTACCTGCACGCCCAGAACTGGCGGCGGTCCGTCCACTGGTCGACGACCGGGCTGGGGCGGCGTCCGCATGACCTGCGGCACACCGCGGCCAGCCTCTGGATCGCGGCCGGGGTGGACATCAAGACGGTGTCCGCGTGGCTGGGTCACTCCACGGCGAAGCTGACGCTCGACACGTACGGGCACCTCATGGGCACGGACGCCGACCGGGCGGCTCTGGAACGGGTCAACCGCGTTCTCGGGTACGGCACGGGTACGGATGAGTCCCGGCGCCGGAACGAAGCGGGCGAGCAGGAGCGGCCCAATGGGCTCTGACCTGCGGAAACGTGGTGGTGCCCCCGGCAGGATTCGAACCTGCGACACCCGCTTTAGGAGAGCGGTGCTCTATCCCCTGAGCTACGAGGGCGGTGCATGGATGAAACCCTCGCTGGAAGCCTCGCGGAAACCCAAGCGGGTGCATGTCATGCAGCGTGCAGCCTAGCCGACGCTGTGGGGAGTCTATGCACGGGCTAGCAGACGCGTCGAAGCGATCCTCGGGCGCACCCACTGCCCGGCGTCTCTGCTCGCGTCTTGCACCTCGAGGAGGTTGTGAGTCCACATGACCACTTCCAACTGCCGCGCTTGGCGCCGGGCCGGTACTCCAAGATGCTCGCCCCGGCGGCCCATCAAGGTCGGCTGATTCACCGCCTGCCGGGCAAGATCTGGCTCAACACGCAGGGTGGTCGCGGCCGGTTATGCAGCATGGCCCGGCGTGGTCGTTGACCGGCTCGGCGGGCGAGGCGCAGCGCCGTCTCGGCGTCACGCTCGTTTGGCCGTGCACGGCGCCGGCCCTCCGGGCGTCGGATTCACCGATCACCGGGCCAGTCGGCGGCGACGCTCCCAGGCACCCTTCGATGAGCCGGACCACTTGGGCATGCCCGGCGCGGAACGAGGTGACCCCGCTTGTCTTCCCCCGTCTCGAAGATCGGCAGCCGGTCCGGCTGGTCTAGCGGGGTGAACACCAGGTACTGCCCGGCCCGTT
Coding sequences within it:
- a CDS encoding helix-turn-helix domain-containing protein, producing MDGQTNEVQAPVLLTVDEAAAWCHVTRNTLNHLRFHGRFAPAIKIGKRCFWRPEDLLEWLEQQKESA
- a CDS encoding site-specific integrase, giving the protein MIVKTPYGTWRVQVKYRSVVVADRTFQRKGDAVRWEMEQKRLLLSGEFVSPSAGKITVRELAEEYRDSRQGQVSVRAWESDESALRVHIVPAFGRLPISSVASVQIERFLTDLAVCRSVRTAARVRTTLRGLFRYAVRTRRLQVSPAESVPLPHPDSRTGKIVEVDPFALDVLLDVVSTQREFAGRYVEITLVLGLTGLRFGELRGLRVRDLVNVPYPGLVVKRSVPQSGRTGAVIERATTKSGRSRLVPLTDRVRPVVESWAEGREPDDLLFPAPEGGYLHAQNWRRSVHWSTTGLGRRPHDLRHTAASLWIAAGVDIKTVSAWLGHSTAKLTLDTYGHLMGTDADRAALERVNRVLGYGTGTDESRRRNEAGEQERPNGL